A region of the Blattabacterium cuenoti genome:
CCTGTTGGAAAAGGCATTTTCATAGTTAAAAAATTAAAAAAAATATGATAATCAAAGTCAAGGTTCCTTCTCCAGGAGAATCTATTACAGAGGTAGAGGTCGCCTCATGGTTGGTTAAAGATGGAGATTACGTATCTAAAAATCAAGTAATAGCTGAAATTGATTCAGATAAGGCTACTTTAGAAATTTCTGCGGAAGAAAATGGGGTTATTTCCTCAATGGTAGAAAAAGGAAAAAGAATACAAGTTGGAGAAGTTCTATGTATTATAGACACTTCTAAAAAAAAACCCATTTACAACAATGACAATTCTAAATTGTTAAATTCTCATGAAGAAGAAATACAAAAAAAACAGAACATAATAAAAAAAATTCCTTCCCCAGCATCAAAAAAAATCTTATCAGAAAAAGAGATTTCCATAGAATTTATTCATGGAACTGGAAAACAGGGAAGAATTACAAAAAAAGATTGTATTCTTGATGAATTTACTACAATTGATAGTTCTTCCTCTTCTATCGTAGAAGATGGTCCCCCTACTTACAAGTCTCGTGAAAAAAAAATTATTCCTCTTTCTTCTTTAAGAAGAAAACTCTCTGAAAGATTGGTGTCTGTAAAAAATCAAACGGCCATGTTGACCACTTTTAATGAAGTGGATATGCAGGAAATTTTTCTTATAAGGAAAAAGTATAAAAATATTTTTAAGGAAAAACATGGAGTGAATTTGGGTTTCATGTCTTTTTTTACTCTCTCTTGTGTAAGAGCATTAAAATTATATCCAGATGTTAATGCGATGATTAGTGGATCAGAAAAGATTAATTTTGAATATTATGATATTAGTATTGCTATATCTGGACCTAAAGGACTAATGGTTCCTGTTATTAAAAATGCTGAATATCTATCCTTTCTGGGAATAGAAAAGGAAATTCATAGATTATCTACACGTGTTCGTAATGGAAAAATTACGATAAATGAAATGACGGGTGGAACTTTTACCATCACTAATGGCGGAGTATTTGGGTCGATTCTTTCTACTCCAATAATAAATCCACCACAAAGTGCTATTTTAGGAATTCATAAAGTAGTAGAAAGACCTGTGGTTATTAATGGATCAATAAAAATACGTCCTGTAATGTATCTGGCTTTATCTTATGATCATAGAATTATTGATGGAAGAGAATCTGTTGGATTTTTAGTTTCTGTAAAAGAAGCAATAGAAAATCCAATAAAATTTTTAATGGAAGGAAGTGAAAATAATATTCATAGAATATTAGAATTATAAAAAATAGGAACTTTAGTTAGATTCATGAAAAAAATATTAAAAATTTTTTCTGAGAAAAGGATTTTGTCTATTTCCTATGTTCATTTTTTTCATCTGAATTTTTATGATCTGAATCTGTTCATGTAATAAACCATGAATGTCCGTTTTTTTTGCTTCCAATAATAATAATTCAGCTTTTTTTTTATTTCCTTTTGATAAAGAAGCTATGGCTATATTTAATTTAGCTATAGCTATATTTTGTTTAAACTTTAATCCAAGATCTAGAGCCTTTTTCATATAGTTTTCTGACTGATGTATATTAGATTCTGAATATAAGATTCCATAAAGAAAATAGTAATAAGCTTGTTGACTTTTCACTAGTTGTAATTTTGGATTTTTTACATATTCCAAATATTTTTTTAAACCTTTCATATCTCTTTTTTTTATTTTAAAAAAGGCCAATAACAAAAATTCATTTCTGAAAAGAAAAAAAACAGGAAAAAAACTTAATAATAACAAAATTATCCCATAGAAATAATCTTTTTGAAAAAAAAAATAAAGACTCCCTATTATCATTATCAATAATAATACTATTTTTGTAGATTTTTTCATGATTTTAATGTTTTTTAATCCAATGAATTAAATCCTGATAATTAGAATCGCATAGAACATGTCCAGAGTTATATTCTTTATAGTGTAAAGAAAGTATTTGACGATTTTTAAGAAAAGACAAACCTTTTTTCACCCAATGGATAGGAATAACAGTATCATATTTTCCATGAGAAATAAAAAATTTTAAATCTGCATAAGAATTTTCACATATTTCTTCTTTTGGAAAAAGATTTTTCTCGAAATAACCACTTAAAGCTATAACCCTTTTTACTTGATTAGGTTTTTTTAAAGCGATAGCATAACTTAAAATAGCTCCTTGACTAAATCCGCATAACCATACCTTATTTTTGTTTAATTTATATTTTTCAATGGCTTCATCTATAAAAAAAGATATTTTTTCAATTGTATCTTTAGCCTGTGAAATATTTATAAATTTCTTTTTGTCCTGAAAATCAATTTCATACCATGAATATTTTTCTTTATTCATGGAATATATTCCTTGAATACTGATTATAAAAAATTTTTCTGGAATATCCTTATGCAAGGAAAAAAGATCCTTTTCATTACTTCCATATCCGTGAATCATTAAAAAAAGAGGAGGAGAATCTTTTTTATTTATTGGTTTTTTTATAATATGTTTAATAGAAAGTTTATTTGAAAACATTTTTTTTATTTTTTTACTGAATCTTATTTACCTTTCCATTTTTTATTTTTAGTTGTTCATCTGACATATTAGCTAATTGAAGATTGTGTGTGACAATTAAAAAAGTTTGTTCCAATTCTTCTCTTAGAAAAAAGAATAGATCGTGTAGATCTTTAGCATTTTTTAAATCTAGATTTCCGGAAGGCTCGTCTGCAAAAATAACTTTAGGATCATTAATTAATGCTCTTGCTACTGATAATCTTTGTTTTTGCCCTCCAGACAATTCCTCAGGTTTTGAATTTTCGTATGGGGAAAGATGCAATTTTTTTAATAATTTTTTTGCTTTTTTTTTATACGTTCTCTATCTTTTATTTTTATGAATCTTGGTAAACAAACATTTTCTAATGCGGTAAATTCAGGAAGAAGTTGAGGAGATTGAAAAACAAAACCTATTTTTTCATTTCTAATAATAGAAAGTTTTTTTTCTGATAAGGATAGGACATTTTCTCCATCTATTTTTAAAACAGTTTTTTCCTTTTTTTTGAAAGTAGGTTTTTCTAGAGTTCCCAGTATATGCAATAATGTACTTTTTCCAGCTCCAGATTCTCCTAATATGCATACTATATTTCCTTTTTTCACTCTAATATTGATTCCTCTCAAAATCTCTTTTTTTCCAAAAGATTTGTAAATGTTTTCAGCTTGAATCATAAATTTTTCTATAAATTTAGAAATCTTTTCGTTAAAAAACTAAAAAAAACGTTTCAAAAATAAACGAATTTTAGTTTAAATTTACTTGTAAAAACTTTTTTTAAATGAACTTACATGAATTCCAAGGAAAGGAAATATTAAGATCTTTTTCTGTTCAGATCCCTGATGGAGTTTTGGTTTCTACTCCAGAAGAAGCAGTTCAGGCTGCAAAAATAATCTTCAAAAAAACTAATAAAAATTCTTTAGTCATTAAAGCACAAATACATGCAGGTGGTCGCGGAAAAGGAGGTGGGATACAAATAGCCAAATCTTTGGAAGAAGTATATGAAAAATCAAAAAATCTTTTAGGAAAATATTTGATTACTCCACAAACTTCTAAAACAGGAAAATTAGTACGAAAAGTACTCATTTCAGATGATGTCTATTCTATTCCTAAAGGAAGGAAAATGAAAAATTCTTTTTTTCCTCCTAAAGAATATTATTTATCTATATTAGTCAATCGTGATATAGAAAAAAATGTAATTCTCTATTCTAAAGAAGGAGGAATAGATATAGAAGATATATCTAAAAAATGTCCAGATAAAATCTTTTTAGAAGAACTCGATCCATTTTTGGGTTTGCAATTATTTCAAGTTAGAAAAATTGGATATGATTTAGGATTCAATGAGGAAGTTTTATTAAAAAATTTCAGAAATTTTTTAATTTCTTTATACAAGGCTTATTTGTCTTGTGATGCCTTATTATTGGAAATTAATCCTTTAATTCAAACTTTTGATCATCAAATTTTAGCAGTAGACACAAAGATGGTTTTGGATGATAATGCATTGTTTCGTCAAAAAAAATATGCGAGTTTTCGTGATCAAAAAGAAGAGAATCCTATTGAAATAGAAGCTTTTGAAGCAAAATTAAATTTTTTAAAATTAGAAGGAAATGTAGGATGTATGGTGAATGGAGCTGGATTAGCTATGGCTACCATGGATATGATTAAATCTTGTGGAGGAAATCCATCTAATTTCTTAGATATAGGAGGATCTGCTGATAAAGAGCGTGTTGAAAAAGCATTTCGAATTATATTGAAAGATCCATCTGTGAAGACTATATTAATAAATATTTTTGGAGGAATTG
Encoded here:
- a CDS encoding alpha/beta hydrolase — protein: MFSNKLSIKHIIKKPINKKDSPPLFLMIHGYGSNEKDLFSLHKDIPEKFFIISIQGIYSMNKEKYSWYEIDFQDKKKFINISQAKDTIEKISFFIDEAIEKYKLNKNKVWLCGFSQGAILSYAIALKKPNQVKRVIALSGYFEKNLFPKEEICENSYADLKFFISHGKYDTVIPIHWVKKGLSFLKNRQILSLHYKEYNSGHVLCDSNYQDLIHWIKKH
- the sucC gene encoding ADP-forming succinate--CoA ligase subunit beta, with translation MNLHEFQGKEILRSFSVQIPDGVLVSTPEEAVQAAKIIFKKTNKNSLVIKAQIHAGGRGKGGGIQIAKSLEEVYEKSKNLLGKYLITPQTSKTGKLVRKVLISDDVYSIPKGRKMKNSFFPPKEYYLSILVNRDIEKNVILYSKEGGIDIEDISKKCPDKIFLEELDPFLGLQLFQVRKIGYDLGFNEEVLLKNFRNFLISLYKAYLSCDALLLEINPLIQTFDHQILAVDTKMVLDDNALFRQKKYASFRDQKEENPIEIEAFEAKLNFLKLEGNVGCMVNGAGLAMATMDMIKSCGGNPSNFLDIGGSADKERVEKAFRIILKDPSVKTILINIFGGIVRCDTVAEGIINSYYNIDHKIKIPVIVRLQGTNEIIAKKRLENSQLPIYYTSTLKEAADKIKKILRS
- the odhB gene encoding 2-oxoglutarate dehydrogenase complex dihydrolipoyllysine-residue succinyltransferase, whose amino-acid sequence is MIIKVKVPSPGESITEVEVASWLVKDGDYVSKNQVIAEIDSDKATLEISAEENGVISSMVEKGKRIQVGEVLCIIDTSKKKPIYNNDNSKLLNSHEEEIQKKQNIIKKIPSPASKKILSEKEISIEFIHGTGKQGRITKKDCILDEFTTIDSSSSSIVEDGPPTYKSREKKIIPLSSLRRKLSERLVSVKNQTAMLTTFNEVDMQEIFLIRKKYKNIFKEKHGVNLGFMSFFTLSCVRALKLYPDVNAMISGSEKINFEYYDISIAISGPKGLMVPVIKNAEYLSFLGIEKEIHRLSTRVRNGKITINEMTGGTFTITNGGVFGSILSTPIINPPQSAILGIHKVVERPVVINGSIKIRPVMYLALSYDHRIIDGRESVGFLVSVKEAIENPIKFLMEGSENNIHRILEL